A window of Mercenaria mercenaria strain notata chromosome 16, MADL_Memer_1, whole genome shotgun sequence contains these coding sequences:
- the LOC128549329 gene encoding uncharacterized protein LOC128549329, with translation MASIHKITTNTAAIIKGGSVLAVDQSIIREIDTIGNYGAVRNKPTKINGRTRKMVHIPTRNLHPDRVREVEKCLGPTETTAPSTPTASATTSTRTTPEILTTAHTPTSEPQDSPPTTSATTSTRTTAEVKTTSHTPRSTLNLKIHHLPSATTSTPTTPEIKTTSHTLDLHLKLRSTCIHFTD, from the exons ATGGCGAGCATACAC AAAATCACCACAAACACAGCTGCAATCATCAAAGGTGGATCTGTTCTGGCAGTGGATCAGTCTATAATAAGGGAGATAGATACCATCGGCAACTATGGGGCAGTCCGAAACAAGCCAACAAAGATTAATGGAAGGACCAGAAAAATGGTACATATCCCTACCAGGAACCTTCATCCAGACCGTGTCAGAG AGGTAGAGAAATGCCTGGGACCCACTGAAACTACAGCACCTTCAACTCCTACCGCATCTGCAACAACATCTACGAGAACAACTCCTGAAATCCTGACAACTGCACATACACCTACCTCTGAACCTCAAGATTCACCACCTACCACATCTGCAACAACATCTACAAGAACAACTGCTGAAGTCAAGACAACCTCACATACACCTAGATCTACCTTGAACCTCAAGATTCACCACCTACCATCTGCAACAACATCTACACCAACAACTCCTGAAATCAAGACAACCTCACATACACTAGATCTACATCTGAAACTCAGAAGCACCTGTATCCACTTCACTGACTGA